Proteins co-encoded in one Juglans regia cultivar Chandler chromosome 16, Walnut 2.0, whole genome shotgun sequence genomic window:
- the LOC108998112 gene encoding protein EARLY RESPONSIVE TO DEHYDRATION 15-like: MVSGGRSTLNPNAPLFIPAAFCLVEDFSPEWWQLVTTSTWYRDYWLSQHQGEDGFYDNAEDDFDGINLVDLLPETFEFDDGEDFSNTEETQYDVYSPSFEQKGFGMNAEALVKSLKSLDERGGPKSPVQRSKYSEKPAKYVNPKCSPRRIQQPR; the protein is encoded by the coding sequence ATGGTTTCAGGAGGAAGGTCAACATTGAACCCTAACGCCCCTCTTTTCATTCCTGCTGCTTTCTGCCTAGTGGAGGATTTCTCTCCGGAATGGTGGCAGTTGGTCACAACCTCAACATGGTACCGTGACTATTGGCTCAGCCAGCATCAGGGTGAGGATGGTTTCTATGACAATGCCGAGGATGATTTTGATGGTATCAATTTAGTGGATTTGCTACCGGAGACTTTTGAATTTGATGATGGGGAAGATTTTTCGAATACGGAGGAAACTCAGTACGATGTGTATAGCCCGTCTTTTGAACAGAAAGGCTTTGGAATGAATGCTGAGGCACTGGTGAAAAGTCTGAAATCTTTGGATGAAAGAGGAGGTCCCAAGTCCCCAGTTCAACGTTCAAAGTATTCAGAGAAACCAGCCAAGTACGTGAACCCAAAATGCAGCCCCCGACGCATCCAGCAGCCTCGTTGA